A single genomic interval of Rhizobium leguminosarum bv. trifolii WSM1325 harbors:
- a CDS encoding polysaccharide export protein (PFAM: polysaccharide export protein~KEGG: ret:RHE_CH03388 exopolysaccharide biosynthesis protein) has translation MQRTSWSDRFISAALALLVFSCVTGWSVAHAENYTLVPEDQVRLRVVEWRSSDSRYASWEALGGTYTVDDAGNLAVPIAGQVQAIGKTTEQVSDAIATALAEKAELPGKPFIAVEIAQHAPIFVTGTVQTPGRYAFEADMTVMKAVSIAGGFLRDREENTIFERDRIQAAGAYRTAILNRRDLLMRQARLRAEIAGEQSFDIPAELAGTPDVDKLKAQELNLMRLRRVDIESQIDAASDLTRLYGQQVQSLEAKINSQRRQIELAQKELDNVNSLVSKGLVSNSRQVSVDRGVADAQGTLIDLEVALTTARQGLSEADRSKINIVNRQNSENQELLNQVNLAIGRAAIDIQVAQLLGEQAGYSAQLAQMNMDTPGLGRAQKNYRIVRRSDDGTYRNIEADETTSLRPHDVVEIGINTDLQTPSPPLQLQSAPQQQSSTVPLSDVAGDNQAAPGWISQTRSN, from the coding sequence ATGCAGCGCACATCCTGGTCCGACCGCTTTATCTCCGCCGCCCTTGCCTTGCTGGTATTTTCCTGCGTGACCGGCTGGAGCGTCGCCCATGCCGAAAACTATACCCTCGTGCCGGAAGATCAGGTGAGACTGCGGGTCGTCGAGTGGCGATCTTCGGATTCCCGGTATGCCAGCTGGGAAGCACTCGGCGGGACATATACAGTCGATGATGCCGGCAATCTGGCTGTCCCGATCGCTGGCCAGGTGCAGGCGATCGGGAAGACGACGGAACAGGTTTCCGATGCGATCGCCACTGCGCTCGCCGAAAAGGCGGAACTGCCGGGAAAGCCATTCATCGCCGTGGAAATTGCCCAGCATGCGCCGATCTTCGTGACCGGGACCGTGCAGACCCCCGGGCGCTATGCTTTTGAGGCCGATATGACGGTCATGAAGGCCGTCAGCATCGCCGGCGGCTTCCTTCGCGACCGCGAGGAGAATACCATCTTCGAGCGCGACCGGATCCAGGCTGCCGGCGCCTATCGAACGGCCATTCTCAACCGGCGCGATCTTCTGATGCGCCAAGCGCGATTGCGCGCCGAGATCGCCGGCGAACAAAGTTTCGATATCCCTGCCGAACTCGCCGGAACACCCGATGTAGACAAGCTGAAGGCGCAGGAATTGAACCTGATGCGGCTTCGACGTGTCGATATTGAAAGCCAGATCGATGCAGCGAGCGACCTCACCCGTCTCTACGGCCAGCAGGTCCAGTCGCTCGAGGCCAAGATCAATTCGCAAAGGCGGCAGATCGAGCTCGCGCAAAAGGAACTGGATAATGTCAACAGCCTGGTGAGCAAAGGCCTGGTCAGTAATTCCCGTCAGGTCTCGGTCGACCGCGGCGTTGCGGATGCACAAGGCACCTTGATCGATCTCGAGGTCGCCTTGACCACGGCTCGCCAGGGACTCAGCGAAGCCGATCGCTCGAAGATCAATATCGTCAACCGGCAGAACAGCGAAAACCAGGAGCTGCTCAACCAGGTCAATCTCGCGATCGGCAGGGCGGCAATCGACATTCAGGTGGCTCAGCTTCTCGGCGAACAGGCTGGCTACAGCGCTCAACTCGCACAGATGAACATGGACACGCCGGGTCTTGGCAGAGCGCAGAAGAACTACAGGATCGTGCGTCGCAGCGACGATGGCACTTATCGCAATATCGAGGCGGACGAGACAACCAGCTTGCGGCCGCATGATGTCGTCGAAATCGGCATTAATACGGACCTTCAGACGCCGTCGCCTCCGCTGCAGTTGCAGTCCGCCCCGCAGCAGCAAAGCTCGACCGTCCCGCTGTCTGATGTAGCAGGCGATAATCAGGCGGCTCCCGGCTGGATATCCCAGACGAGATCGAATTAG
- a CDS encoding conserved hypothetical protein (KEGG: ret:RHE_CH03392 hypothetical protein), with the protein MSYRASAASISHYVKARLRRSLKARQVRYDLLRSGLKQARHVVICVIRDEGHRLAFFLQYYRDLGFEHFICIDNGSTDGTAELLSSFDDVSLLSAHGSYKAARFGNDWINEVINRHCREKWVLYVDADEFLVYPHCDTRPIDQLTSYMDSMGGHSLRSVMIDMYSPHPVLENICEPGRNPLEVCNLFDRSGYVAHFDKHNWTIWIKGGVRGRVYFHDRLWDGPALNKIPLVYVAGERLFLKSSHQVWPLSLNLGDMRGALGVSGALLHFKFLSTFVHKVADAAHRSQHTEEYTVYSSGKDMDDFVYDDTGTYRSWKDLSDRGLIQGEGWKYWRNASESDV; encoded by the coding sequence ATGAGTTATAGGGCTTCCGCCGCCAGTATCTCACATTACGTGAAAGCCCGCCTGCGCCGGTCGCTCAAGGCTCGGCAGGTTCGCTATGACCTGCTGCGCAGCGGGCTCAAGCAGGCGCGCCACGTCGTCATCTGCGTCATCCGCGACGAAGGGCACCGGCTGGCCTTCTTCCTGCAGTATTATCGTGATCTCGGCTTCGAGCACTTCATCTGCATCGATAACGGCTCGACCGACGGCACGGCCGAGTTGCTGTCCAGCTTCGACGATGTCTCCCTTCTTTCGGCTCATGGTTCCTACAAGGCGGCGAGGTTCGGAAACGACTGGATCAACGAAGTCATCAACCGCCACTGCCGGGAGAAGTGGGTCCTGTATGTCGATGCAGACGAGTTCCTGGTCTATCCGCATTGCGACACACGGCCGATCGATCAATTGACTTCCTACATGGATTCCATGGGCGGCCATTCCCTCCGCTCGGTCATGATCGACATGTACAGCCCGCATCCCGTTCTCGAAAACATATGCGAACCCGGTCGCAACCCGCTCGAGGTCTGCAATCTCTTCGACCGCTCCGGCTATGTGGCGCATTTCGACAAACACAACTGGACGATATGGATCAAGGGCGGCGTTCGCGGGCGCGTCTATTTCCACGACCGCCTCTGGGACGGCCCCGCGCTCAACAAGATACCACTCGTCTATGTGGCGGGTGAACGTCTGTTTCTCAAGTCATCGCACCAGGTCTGGCCGCTCTCCCTGAATTTGGGCGACATGCGCGGAGCGCTCGGAGTATCCGGCGCCCTTCTGCATTTCAAGTTCCTGTCAACCTTCGTGCACAAGGTCGCCGATGCGGCACACCGGTCCCAACATACGGAAGAATATACCGTATACTCCTCAGGCAAGGACATGGATGACTTCGTCTACGACGATACTGGCACCTACAGAAGCTGGAAGGACCTGTCCGATCGCGGGCTCATACAGGGTGAAGGCTGGAAATACTGGAGGAATGCTTCCGAGAGCGACGTCTAA
- a CDS encoding Undecaprenyl-phosphate galactose phosphotransferase (PFAM: sugar transferase~KEGG: ret:RHE_CH03385 exopolysaccharide production protein): MAGKNQGINPTGPWRDFARARQERRPFNSSQPRLISRILKRALDIIIAASFLFFLSPLLLSAAVIVALSDWGPVFNSHRKIGYKGKEFGCLKFRTTGSDATTDTHVTVVGDILRRSSLDKLPQLVNVLLGQMSLVGPRAITKEELQRYGEHAYAYMAVRPGLTGHWQTSGHNDVNYRNGISLDVEYLSKWTLALDFVIMAKTLSALLSRHALLPKVDS, encoded by the coding sequence GTGGCGGGAAAAAATCAGGGCATCAACCCAACCGGACCTTGGCGGGATTTCGCCAGGGCTCGACAGGAAAGGCGTCCATTCAATTCGTCACAACCCCGTCTAATCAGCAGAATTCTGAAGCGCGCATTGGACATTATCATTGCGGCAAGTTTCTTATTCTTTCTGTCGCCGCTCCTTCTGTCGGCGGCGGTCATCGTCGCGCTAAGTGATTGGGGCCCTGTTTTCAATTCTCATCGCAAGATCGGTTATAAGGGAAAAGAGTTTGGTTGCCTCAAGTTTCGGACGACAGGGTCCGACGCAACGACCGACACGCACGTCACGGTCGTCGGCGATATTTTGAGGCGGTCGAGCCTCGACAAGCTTCCGCAATTGGTCAACGTGTTGCTGGGTCAAATGAGCCTCGTCGGGCCTCGCGCCATTACCAAGGAAGAGCTGCAGCGTTACGGTGAACATGCCTATGCCTACATGGCCGTTCGTCCCGGCCTGACTGGCCATTGGCAAACCAGCGGGCACAACGACGTCAACTATCGGAACGGAATTTCCCTCGACGTTGAATACTTGTCCAAATGGACGCTCGCGCTGGATTTCGTGATCATGGCAAAAACGCTGTCGGCGCTGCTTTCCCGGCACGCCTTGCTGCCCAAAGTCGATTCCTAA
- a CDS encoding glycosyl transferase family 8 (PFAM: glycosyl transferase family 8~KEGG: ret:RHE_CH03391 glycosyltransferase) encodes MNNQCVVYVTDVEYSFPTILSALQARKFASPATDVCVLMSEHLDNFEELKALLARSGVILTDATEALQDSLGKLDSSHFQGRISVSTMAKLVLCEILPSNYTQIIYLDGDTQIVSDLGAFESATVPEGRFFAARDYTAIHDFLDTGKDSHYFNAGVLKFHRNGWIGQEALELFARNPEACEGKHDQGALNYVCGSSLILVSNRWNFPKQFLHLVNMSSLSIVHYMAHPKPWHGTFFPWTDKESQVYVDLRKAHPIYNSLYRGISFDRKMLYKYRSIRARIEHAIEKDGPHPRVQGLLVGDYAV; translated from the coding sequence ATGAACAACCAGTGCGTCGTCTACGTCACGGATGTCGAGTATTCATTTCCAACCATTCTCTCGGCGCTTCAGGCTCGCAAATTCGCAAGCCCTGCGACCGACGTCTGCGTTCTGATGTCGGAACATCTCGACAATTTCGAAGAGCTGAAAGCCCTGCTCGCAAGGAGTGGGGTCATATTGACCGATGCGACCGAAGCGCTGCAGGACTCGCTCGGCAAGCTCGACAGTTCGCATTTCCAGGGACGCATCAGCGTCAGCACGATGGCCAAGCTGGTCCTTTGCGAGATACTGCCTTCCAACTATACCCAGATCATCTACCTGGATGGGGATACCCAGATCGTCAGCGATCTCGGTGCGTTCGAAAGCGCCACTGTGCCCGAGGGCAGGTTTTTCGCGGCGCGCGATTACACGGCGATCCATGACTTCCTCGACACCGGAAAGGACAGCCACTATTTCAACGCAGGCGTCCTGAAATTTCATCGAAACGGCTGGATCGGGCAGGAGGCTCTCGAGCTTTTCGCTAGAAATCCCGAGGCGTGCGAGGGCAAACATGATCAGGGTGCATTGAATTATGTCTGCGGTTCATCGCTCATCCTGGTATCCAACCGCTGGAACTTTCCCAAACAGTTCCTTCATCTGGTGAACATGTCCTCCTTGTCGATCGTCCATTATATGGCGCATCCGAAGCCGTGGCATGGAACCTTCTTTCCATGGACCGATAAAGAAAGCCAGGTCTACGTCGACCTGCGCAAAGCGCATCCGATTTACAACTCGCTGTATCGCGGAATAAGCTTCGACCGTAAGATGCTGTATAAATACAGGTCGATACGGGCACGCATCGAACACGCAATTGAGAAAGACGGACCCCACCCGCGGGTCCAAGGCCTGTTGGTCGGCGACTACGCAGTATGA
- a CDS encoding conserved hypothetical protein (KEGG: ret:RHE_CH03389 hypothetical protein), which translates to MSIEPIGFIVLLLGLLSMVNGARFAITTLCLSTLFGAAAALQLPALGGSSIQPSHLLVLFLVVAALLRPAQTQATLASMAYPGPGFWFAAYILFSVASSFFLPRIFAGATLVYSSARDATGMMSTVAAPLSPGSSNLSQSVYLLGDLACFAVVSGLARLGYARFIALQLIVASIACFTLALTDIGTFLTDQSYLLDVIRNANYTMHTAETISGFKRIVGPFPEASTYGAVALAYFSFTLMLWLERVQSRMAGLATLFIGPTIILCTSTTAYIAGISVVCMFVLFCLKRLISGPAKTPHVTFLVITLFLIPCGIAALSLVPDAWDSIAGLVNTTLSDKLQSQSGEERTAWNTLALIAFVDTATFGAGLGTVRASSFIAALLSNVGLTGTLLFAAFLYSLARASGRHMSGNRETHTIGNAAVMASIAQVASAAISGSGTDLGLLFSTTAGLAAGCLATNTSPRRATRSLANRTPLETSTSLMRAPMFSTR; encoded by the coding sequence ATGTCGATAGAACCGATCGGCTTCATCGTTCTGCTGCTTGGCCTGCTCAGCATGGTCAACGGCGCGCGTTTTGCGATCACGACCCTTTGCCTGTCGACGCTCTTCGGAGCGGCAGCGGCTCTGCAATTGCCCGCGCTCGGCGGCAGCAGCATCCAGCCAAGCCATCTTCTCGTGCTTTTTCTCGTCGTGGCCGCCCTGTTGCGCCCGGCTCAAACACAGGCGACGCTCGCCAGCATGGCCTATCCGGGTCCCGGCTTCTGGTTTGCCGCCTATATCCTGTTTTCCGTGGCATCATCTTTCTTTTTGCCGCGCATCTTTGCAGGCGCGACCCTCGTCTACTCCTCTGCAAGAGACGCCACGGGCATGATGTCGACGGTGGCCGCTCCCCTGTCGCCGGGTTCGTCCAATCTCAGCCAGTCCGTCTATCTGCTCGGCGACCTCGCCTGCTTTGCCGTCGTCTCGGGGCTTGCAAGGCTCGGCTATGCCCGTTTCATCGCACTGCAGTTAATCGTCGCCTCGATCGCATGTTTTACCCTGGCGTTGACTGATATCGGAACATTCCTGACCGACCAGTCCTACCTGCTCGATGTCATCAGGAATGCGAATTATACGATGCATACGGCCGAGACGATCAGTGGCTTCAAACGCATCGTCGGTCCGTTCCCTGAAGCAAGCACTTATGGCGCGGTCGCATTGGCCTATTTTTCCTTCACGCTCATGCTTTGGCTGGAGCGCGTCCAAAGCCGTATGGCCGGGCTTGCGACGCTTTTCATTGGTCCGACGATCATCCTCTGCACATCGACAACCGCCTATATCGCCGGCATTTCCGTGGTCTGCATGTTCGTTCTGTTTTGCCTGAAACGACTGATCAGCGGCCCAGCCAAGACCCCGCATGTGACTTTCCTGGTGATCACGCTGTTCTTGATTCCCTGCGGGATCGCCGCGCTAAGCCTTGTCCCCGATGCCTGGGATTCCATAGCCGGCCTGGTCAACACCACCTTGTCGGACAAGCTTCAATCGCAATCCGGCGAAGAGCGCACTGCCTGGAACACGCTGGCATTGATCGCATTCGTCGATACCGCCACCTTCGGCGCCGGGCTTGGCACGGTTCGGGCCTCGAGTTTTATCGCTGCGTTGCTCTCTAATGTCGGATTGACCGGCACTCTTCTCTTCGCCGCCTTCCTGTACAGCCTTGCGAGAGCCTCCGGCCGGCACATGTCAGGCAACCGGGAGACGCACACGATCGGAAACGCCGCTGTTATGGCATCCATCGCGCAGGTCGCCTCGGCGGCGATATCGGGGAGCGGCACGGATCTCGGCTTGCTGTTCAGCACCACGGCAGGTCTGGCGGCCGGCTGCCTGGCAACCAATACATCCCCCCGGCGCGCGACCCGATCGCTCGCAAATCGAACCCCGCTGGAGACATCGACATCTCTGATGAGAGCGCCGATGTTTTCAACACGATGA
- a CDS encoding transcriptional regulator, Crp/Fnr family (PFAM: cyclic nucleotide-binding~KEGG: ret:RHE_CH03384 putative transcriptional regulator protein): MDGAISTRDNRARGNAARTSEAVTCGPVGIVYDGRADLDHEFPFYRSSVRKFRRGEIIAGAGVVLDMFARVQRGMVSASTPLADGREFIVEIVPKGGLIGELEVLRKQSLSLEYRASSDCELHYFDGRLLRDLCANDPQFQVKILSKALARVSELELRIISNAGSSLRQRLARTLLRLSALYRMDAQNSGDELIISQHELAATLPASREKVNQCLRRLRESKVVDGTQGKIRILNRKALEAYAEGAGLA, from the coding sequence ATGGACGGGGCGATCAGCACCAGAGATAACAGAGCTAGAGGAAACGCAGCGCGAACAAGCGAAGCGGTTACTTGCGGGCCTGTAGGTATTGTTTACGACGGCCGGGCGGATTTGGATCACGAGTTCCCGTTTTACCGCTCGAGTGTTCGAAAGTTTCGCCGCGGTGAGATTATTGCCGGCGCCGGCGTTGTCCTTGACATGTTCGCCCGCGTACAGCGCGGAATGGTGAGCGCAAGCACCCCGCTTGCCGATGGACGAGAGTTCATCGTGGAAATCGTTCCGAAAGGCGGCTTGATCGGCGAATTGGAGGTGCTCCGCAAGCAGTCTCTCAGCCTGGAATATCGGGCCTCGTCGGATTGCGAACTGCATTACTTCGACGGTCGGTTGCTGCGGGACCTGTGTGCGAACGATCCGCAATTTCAGGTGAAGATCCTGTCGAAGGCGCTGGCACGTGTTTCCGAACTCGAACTGCGGATCATTTCCAATGCCGGATCGAGTCTAAGGCAGAGACTTGCCCGAACGCTGCTGCGTCTTTCTGCCCTCTACAGAATGGATGCGCAAAATAGCGGCGACGAGCTGATCATCTCCCAGCATGAGCTGGCCGCGACACTGCCGGCGTCGCGTGAAAAGGTCAACCAATGCCTGCGGCGCTTGCGCGAGAGCAAAGTGGTCGACGGGACACAGGGCAAAATCCGTATTCTCAATCGGAAGGCGCTGGAGGCTTATGCCGAGGGGGCGGGTCTCGCCTGA